In Chryseobacterium gleum, a single genomic region encodes these proteins:
- a CDS encoding phage tail protein, protein MKNLFFACTLLICSAFAPVLKAQATEPFLGQIAFVPYNFAPKYWAECNGQLLPIAQNQALFSLLGTTYGGNGTTTFALPDMRGRVLVHNGQAPGGGTTYSMGQIGGAESVTLTITEMPAHNHTVSAVTAEGNQNSPTNNLPADTKVLDKEYSDAAANTTMKNTMIGNTGGNQPHENRPPFITLKCIIALAGVYPSQN, encoded by the coding sequence ATGAAAAACTTATTTTTTGCATGTACACTGCTAATATGCAGTGCATTTGCTCCTGTCCTAAAAGCTCAAGCAACAGAACCATTTTTAGGACAAATAGCCTTTGTACCTTATAATTTTGCTCCAAAATACTGGGCAGAATGTAATGGGCAGCTCCTGCCTATCGCTCAAAACCAAGCTCTTTTTTCATTGTTAGGAACCACGTATGGAGGAAATGGAACTACCACATTTGCCTTACCTGATATGAGAGGAAGGGTACTTGTACATAATGGACAGGCTCCGGGAGGAGGTACTACTTACAGCATGGGGCAAATTGGAGGAGCTGAAAGCGTAACATTAACTATAACAGAAATGCCAGCCCATAATCATACTGTAAGTGCTGTAACAGCAGAAGGAAACCAAAATTCACCAACCAATAATCTTCCGGCAGACACAAAAGTTCTTGATAAAGAATATTCTGATGCAGCAGCAAATACAACTATGAAAAACACGATGATAGGAAATACAGGAGGAAACCAGCCTCATGAAAACAGGCCTCCTTTTATTACCCTGAAATGCATCATTGCATTGGCAGGGGTTTACCCATCACAAAATTAA
- a CDS encoding T9SS type A sorting domain-containing protein, protein MKILYLLCLIAGSTALAQTITFSGCPNLFSSPPNTFIFNKTGVDAFNKNIYMTTPIDGGQDCSGLGTCEFKIQWNNALTRWEFLGDEGNGTFTIPYLIYYNSTGNNSLSIPPGNNVGTWVENTAMTNGQCGGNLTTGNSTMTGDVQTTTLGTSEFAKNKIQIFPNPVTDFISISGIDNGMSIQIYNIDGRLVKSEMFDSRIDVSQLVPGGYILKINTRNFQTHQFKFVKK, encoded by the coding sequence ATGAAAATTCTTTACTTATTATGTCTGATAGCCGGAAGCACAGCTTTGGCACAGACCATAACATTTAGTGGATGTCCTAATCTGTTCAGCAGCCCTCCCAACACATTTATTTTTAATAAAACCGGTGTAGATGCTTTTAACAAGAACATTTATATGACAACTCCCATTGACGGCGGACAGGATTGCAGTGGATTAGGCACCTGTGAATTTAAGATTCAATGGAATAATGCTCTTACAAGATGGGAATTTCTAGGCGATGAGGGCAATGGAACTTTTACCATTCCTTATCTGATCTATTATAATTCAACAGGAAATAATTCATTATCAATACCTCCAGGTAATAATGTCGGAACCTGGGTTGAAAATACAGCAATGACCAACGGACAATGTGGAGGAAATCTTACTACAGGAAATTCCACTATGACGGGTGATGTACAGACCACAACATTAGGAACGTCAGAATTTGCTAAAAATAAAATTCAGATCTTCCCTAATCCGGTAACAGATTTTATCAGTATTTCCGGTATTGATAACGGTATGTCTATCCAGATTTATAATATAGATGGACGTCTTGTAAAATCAGAAATGTTTGATTCCAGAATTGATGTTTCGCAACTAGTTCCTGGTGGCTATATATTAAAAATAAATACCAGAAATTTTCAGACTCATCAATTTAAATTTGTGAAAAAATAA
- a CDS encoding KTSC domain-containing protein, with protein MNCIMPSSVVNHFIYFPETEILRIIYQSGAVYDYLKVSADIVEKFGKARSKGQFLNKVIKPRFKYIKIE; from the coding sequence ATGAATTGTATTATGCCATCAAGTGTTGTCAACCATTTTATTTATTTCCCTGAGACTGAAATATTGAGAATTATATATCAGTCAGGAGCGGTTTATGACTATCTGAAAGTCTCCGCAGATATTGTTGAAAAATTCGGGAAGGCAAGATCTAAAGGGCAATTCCTGAACAAGGTTATCAAGCCCAGATTTAAATATATTAAGATTGAATAA